A genomic region of Glycine max cultivar Williams 82 chromosome 15, Glycine_max_v4.0, whole genome shotgun sequence contains the following coding sequences:
- the LOC100812966 gene encoding hydrophobic seed protein-like, translating into MGSKVVASVALLLSINILFISMVSSSSHYDPPPPPCYVPAPFTPPPPSLSPPPPSGPSCPDLSVCLNILDGSPADDCCALIADLVDLEASVCLCIQLRVLGIVNLDLNLQLILNACGPSYPSNATCPRT; encoded by the coding sequence ATGGGATCCAAGGTTGTTGCATCCGTTGCCCTTCTCCTCTCCATCAACATCCTTTTCATTTCCATGGTTAGCTCCAGCAGCCACTACGATCCACCGCCCCCACCTTGTTACGTCCCTGCTCCTTttacaccaccaccaccatcattgtcaccaccaccaccgtcAGGACCTAGTTGTCCGGATCTGAGTGTTTGCCTCAATATTTTAGACGGGTCTCCCGCGGATGATTGTTGTGCCCTCATCGCTGATCTTGTTGACCTTGAAGCCTCTGTGTGCCTTTGCATCCAACTCAGGGTCCTCGGAATAGTAAACCTTGACCTTAATTTGCAGTTAATATTAAACGCCTGTGGACCAAGCTACCCGTCAAACGCCACTTGCCCCCGAACCTAA